CCCCTCATTGGTACACCTGAGGTGAATGAGCTGTTGACCTATGCGGTCATTGATGATCCGAGTGCCCTACAGCAGACCTCGTCTGAGTATAGCGAACAAGCCGGGTTTAAACTATACGGGTGGGAAGAGGAAGAATTACTGCTTGGTCTCGTGGGCTTTGAAGAAACAGAAGATGGCTCTTTGGATATTCGGCATATTGCTGTATTGCCAGAGAACAGAGGAAAAGGTTATGCACGGGGGATGATTCTGGAGCTGCTTACTACGCGGCAGCCGCGTTATCTTGTAGCAGAAACTGAGGATGAGATCGCTGCAGATTTCTACCGTAGTCTTGGTTTCATGGTGTACAGCCTCGGTGAAAATGCAGCAGGTATTGAGACGCTGAGATGTGTCTATGAAGTGGATGAGATCGAGGATGAGGAATAAAAAATATGTAGAAGACATAAAATGGCAGGTCGAGATGAATTCTCGGCCTGTTTTTTTTGTTGTGCAGATCATAAATTATTCAGCAGAATTGTAAGTTGACTTTTGAAAAAAATGGGATTATAGTTTGACAATAAAACTGTTCTACAGTCGAACTATATTTTTGGAGGTAGGAAGCTTTGGAGGATGAGGTTCAGCATTGGATTAACCGTTATATGGATGCATACATGATGGTGACAAGACAAGTAGCGGCAAGAATTAAGGATAGTATTGCTGCGGATACAACGAATGATCAGTATCAAATTCTGCGTCTGATTAATGCTCAGGAACAATGTACGTCTACATATCTAGCAGAAACCTTTTGCGTGGGTAAAAGCTCCATTACAGCGATAATCAACAGACTGGTGCAAGCGGGCATTATCGAGCGAACCCGAGACGAGAATGATCGTCGTCAGGTGTATTTATCGATGTCTGAGCATGGCAAAAGAGTATTTGAAGCAGCAGAGTCGCAAGTACATGAAGTGGTGGCCCCGTATTTGTTTCATTTTGAAAAGAAGGATATTGAAATGTTCATCATGATGTTTGAGAAACTGGCGAATTTAATTCAGAATGATAATGGAGGGAAGAGCCAATGAAGACGATTCTAAAAGCAAGATGGGCGGTCATCGCAATCTGGCTCGCTGTAGCGGTTGTGCTAATGATGACGGCCCCATCGTTCTCAGATCTTGTCCGTGAGAAGGGGCAGGTCACGGTTCCAGAGGGATACCCTTCATCAAGAGCAGCAGAAATCATGAAGAAAGCGGCAAGTGACAAGGGTGGCGAATCACTTCATCAGGTAGCTCTTGTATTCAATAACCCGAAGGGGATCGGAGCAGAAGAAACAGCAAGTATTCAACAGGGCGTTGAG
This Paenibacillus sp. FSL R5-0345 DNA region includes the following protein-coding sequences:
- a CDS encoding MarR family winged helix-turn-helix transcriptional regulator, with the translated sequence MEDEVQHWINRYMDAYMMVTRQVAARIKDSIAADTTNDQYQILRLINAQEQCTSTYLAETFCVGKSSITAIINRLVQAGIIERTRDENDRRQVYLSMSEHGKRVFEAAESQVHEVVAPYLFHFEKKDIEMFIMMFEKLANLIQNDNGGKSQ
- a CDS encoding GNAT family N-acetyltransferase, coding for MLIDLKPLIGTPEVNELLTYAVIDDPSALQQTSSEYSEQAGFKLYGWEEEELLLGLVGFEETEDGSLDIRHIAVLPENRGKGYARGMILELLTTRQPRYLVAETEDEIAADFYRSLGFMVYSLGENAAGIETLRCVYEVDEIEDEE